In one Conger conger chromosome 5, fConCon1.1, whole genome shotgun sequence genomic region, the following are encoded:
- the tdh gene encoding L-threonine dehydrogenase isoform X2 — translation MPVLRSLSRVAQQVLQAPACGCQPITVAVRNISFSPRQVTSDASFHSVSFSETDHPKVLITGGLGQLGVGLAKLLRRRFGNNNVILSDIRKPPSHVFHSGPFIYSDILDYKNLREIVVNNRITWLVHYSALLSAVGEANVALARAVNITGLHNILDIAAEHGLRLFVPSTIGAFGPTSPRNPTPDLCVQRPRTIYGVSKVHAELMGEYYHHRYGLDFRCLRYPGIISADSQPGGGTTDYAVQIFHDAVKTGKFECNLRSDTRLPMMYIEDCLRATLEVMEAPADTLSMRTYNINAMSFTPAELAGEVQRQLPDLQVTYSLDQVRQDIADSWPMNFDDANARRDWGWKHEYDLPELVQTMLAFIGSEARVAQAS, via the exons ATGCCGGTTCTGAGATCCctgagcagagtggcgcagcagGTCCTGCAGGCGCCGGCCTGCGGCTGCCAGCCAATCACGGTCGCCGTCCGAAACATCAGCTTCTCCCCCCGCCAGGTCACCTCCGACGCCAGCTTCCACTCCGTGTCCTTCTCCGAGACAGACCACCCCAAAGTGCTCATCACAG ggggtCTGGGACAGCTCGGGGTGGGCCTGGCCAAGCTCCTGAG GCGGAGGTTTGGAAACAACAACGTGATTCTGTCCGACATCCGGAAACCCCCGAGTCACGTGTTTCACAGCG GCCCGTTTATCTACTCGGACATCCTGGACTACAAGAACCTGCGGGAGATCGTGGTGAACAACCGCATCACGTGGCTGGTGCACTACAGCGCCCTGCTGAGCGCCGTGGGCGAGGCTAACGTAGCGCTGGCGCGCGCCGTCAACATCACCG ggctGCACAACATCCTGGACATCGCTGCGGAGCACGGGCTGCGCCTGTTCGTCCCCAGCACCATCGGAGCCTTCGGCCCCACCTCCCCCCGCAACCCCACCCCCGACCTCTGCGTGCAGCGCCCGCGCACCATCTACGGCGTCTCCAAG GTGCACGCAGAGCTGATGGGCGag tattaCCACCATCGGTACGGGCTGGACTTCCGCTGCCTGCGTTACCCCGGGATCATCTCGGCCGACTCCCAGCCCGGGGGGGGCACGACAG actacGCGGTGCAGATCTTCCACGACGCGGTGAAGACGGGGAAGTTCGAGTGCAACCTGCGGTCGGACACGCGGCTGCCCATGATGTACATCGAGGACTGCCTGCGCGCCACGCTGGAGGTGATGGAGGCGCCGGCCGACACGCTGAGCATGCGCACGTACAACATCAACGCCATGAGCTTCACGCCCGCCGAGCTGGCCGGCGAGGTGCAGCGGCAGCTGCCCGACCTGCAGGTCACCTACAGCCTGGACCAGGTGCGCCAGGACATCG cGGACAGCTGGCCCATGAACTTCGACGATGCGAACGCGCGGCGGGACTGGGGCTGGAAGCACGAGTACGACCTGCCGGAGCTGGTGCAGACCATGCTGGCCTTCATCGGGTCGGAGGCACGCGTGGCCCAGGCCAGCTGA
- the tdh gene encoding L-threonine dehydrogenase isoform X1 — MPVLRSLSRVAQQVLQAPACGCQPITVAVRNISFSPRQVTSDASFHSVSFSETDHPKVLITGGLGQLGVGLAKLLRRRFGNNNVILSDIRKPPSHVFHSGPFIYSDILDYKNLREIVVNNRITWLVHYSALLSAVGEANVALARAVNITGLHNILDIAAEHGLRLFVPSTIGAFGPTSPRNPTPDLCVQRPRTIYGVSKVHAELMGEYYHHRYGLDFRCLRYPGIISADSQPGGGTTDYAVQIFHDAVKTGKFECNLRSDTRLPMMYIEDCLRATLEVMEAPADTLSMRTYNINAMSFTPAELAGEVQRQLPDLQVTYSLDQVRQDIADSWPMNFDDANARRDWGWKHEYDLPELVQTMLAFIGSEARVAQAS, encoded by the exons ATGCCGGTTCTGAGATCCctgagcagagtggcgcagcagGTCCTGCAGGCGCCGGCCTGCGGCTGCCAGCCAATCACGGTCGCCGTCCGAAACATCAGCTTCTCCCCCCGCCAGGTCACCTCCGACGCCAGCTTCCACTCCGTGTCCTTCTCCGAGACAGACCACCCCAAAGTGCTCATCACAG ggggtCTGGGACAGCTCGGGGTGGGCCTGGCCAAGCTCCTGAG GCGGAGGTTTGGAAACAACAACGTGATTCTGTCCGACATCCGGAAACCCCCGAGTCACGTGTTTCACAGCG GCCCGTTTATCTACTCGGACATCCTGGACTACAAGAACCTGCGGGAGATCGTGGTGAACAACCGCATCACGTGGCTGGTGCACTACAGCGCCCTGCTGAGCGCCGTGGGCGAGGCTAACGTAGCGCTGGCGCGCGCCGTCAACATCACCG ggctGCACAACATCCTGGACATCGCTGCGGAGCACGGGCTGCGCCTGTTCGTCCCCAGCACCATCGGAGCCTTCGGCCCCACCTCCCCCCGCAACCCCACCCCCGACCTCTGCGTGCAGCGCCCGCGCACCATCTACGGCGTCTCCAAGGTGCACGCGGAGCTGATGGgcgag tattaCCACCATCGGTACGGGCTGGACTTCCGCTGCCTGCGTTACCCCGGGATCATCTCGGCCGACTCCCAGCCCGGGGGGGGCACGACAG actacGCGGTGCAGATCTTCCACGACGCGGTGAAGACGGGGAAGTTCGAGTGCAACCTGCGGTCGGACACGCGGCTGCCCATGATGTACATCGAGGACTGCCTGCGCGCCACGCTGGAGGTGATGGAGGCGCCGGCCGACACGCTGAGCATGCGCACGTACAACATCAACGCCATGAGCTTCACGCCCGCCGAGCTGGCCGGCGAGGTGCAGCGGCAGCTGCCCGACCTGCAGGTCACCTACAGCCTGGACCAGGTGCGCCAGGACATCG cGGACAGCTGGCCCATGAACTTCGACGATGCGAACGCGCGGCGGGACTGGGGCTGGAAGCACGAGTACGACCTGCCGGAGCTGGTGCAGACCATGCTGGCCTTCATCGGGTCGGAGGCACGCGTGGCCCAGGCCAGCTGA